Part of the Spinacia oleracea cultivar Varoflay chromosome 5, BTI_SOV_V1, whole genome shotgun sequence genome, tcgtcgtaggaggcctaacaacgacacaaagagttatttattgttgttttagtcgcttttagaatcgagtgcttttcatacgcccttgcagcaatttttacgaatggttttttttttgctacgtgtttttttgcgcgggcaccgaggctgctgcgcctgaccagaaggccaggccgcaacttcagcgcccagcgtagggcgtgagaaattttggcgcccagccaggggcgttgaaaatgcgtccctggctggttctcgttttctgtttacgtctactttttgtttatgcgactttgattttgcgtgcttgcctaataacgtcctttacgcgttgtgcaacgtttgtgggattcgttacgggccatcccgatcatcacttatttttgtggcgatcgttcgggtttgcggaacacgtattttggtgtaactctttggccaattggtttatgaatgtttgggcaattttttaggtcgttggttttctaggatggtttgtcacacacaatcatatatttcgctacacataattaacattacatcatgaggcactaataacatgtcatgtagttttatgataggcttctatgggtagtatttgcgcctggcttggtaccgcttctatcgcagatccaacacatgccccggtcgaggtagtgccttcaacagaccaatttcacccaagaggccaatcacgatgtaagccaagggggcatgcaccaatgagagggacctaatgggcgagcgattgggtttgggacgggtgtactactagcgaaagtgccgagtggacaacattcgaagcgtatgcaccccccggttggcgatgggtatccttagtccaaactccctgagggagccaagattcgttatgcggttctgcccgttcacattaatatgctgattttcaggtcgtccaaacttgatggggaaataaacgcggggtaggatcgtttcacccttcggctattttgattacctacaagcacgagtatttccttcactatcccaagtggagtcgccactgtgagggggtcgaaaaagcacgaggctaatgcgtgatttcgtccctcgtgggtgtgacgcttctttttgtcaaatcaagtgtaattggatttcctgtgagtttacacccaattgactagtaatataggagtcgccattcagtttttaacaacaatgagaaaaactgacaaaacccgattatcgtgacataaagggagtgcaattatgtttgaccacgacggccataggttcccttgtgatccttggtgtggggatctctcaacgtacacccgcagggtagagattaagggttcgggggactgtaactaccgagaggagtactcgctcgtcgataactccagaggcaggatatccttactagctcagcataaataattgaagggacatgcgttaactattaaactaatctgagttgattttaacaatatgcaacatataatactagatcgagcgcgattatctgatttagattgtattaagggacctagcatgataatccaatttcccaaaaatattatctttattaggcgtgatagaacaatcagatttaattagtttaacagttcataaaagggcgaggaaagcaattaaatcatagaaaagggacacattacgacgcacccttgagaggtgcgtcacggttcttagaaaactaaccactttgactttgctatttctccttttatttaacgaatctcaagatacgggacaggatacgttctgttcgatttttggatcgattgcgacagaacgcgtgatcaatttcgcagcgtgaggcttaggcttaggggttggagtcaatactcagaataataattgtgtgtgttcttttcacgtcgaacttggggctatatttatagaaaagagttcgtggaaagatagaattttagagctctaatccacgaggaattaggaaagaacacgtccctggtaatttcagcgcccagggttgggcgccgaagatttcggcgcccagagccaggcgttgaaaatagggtctgggccgttttctttgtcagattcggactcttagaatccggagtgttcgaGACttgttcgagtcttttagtgcgtattaactttatgacgggacgtctgggcccgttacgaactctaggctcgttaggattttaattaatacgtaactcttattttcgaatcatattaggaataggattcctctcacaatttctatctcatttaggatttatgttggagtgcaacacctaattctgacaggtttctatcttttatgacttgccacttttaacaactacccattacggcagttactatttttagcaggtttccataaatagcaggtttcgggtgaaatgaaaagggtgattgagattcgttattttataggagatgcgttgccaagtggagatttatgttctcatcatcgaaccttccctttcgggaatggggacaaaagtaggtgtctacactcgtCTTGATGCTAAGTTCCAGGATTTGGAGGCACAACTAAAGGTGGCTCATAAGGAAGTGGCTACATCCAAAGAGGTGCGTAGCCAATCTGCCGTGCTGGGTGAAAGGTCGATCCAAGGGGGCATTGAGCTTGCTTGGAATGCAGAGTTTGGCAGTATGCGCCCCTTCAGCTGGTTCAAGAAGTTCATCGATTATCAGGTGGAGGTGGAGAAAGCCCTGAAGGAAGGACGTCCTCCTCCAGAATTCGTTCCTGGTGATGATGACGAATGAGGCAATCTAGGGGATTTGTATTTtcactttttcttgtttttgcgACGCCTTGCTTGATGGCGTTATGTGCATaattttgtaattatgactGACTTATTTAAATGACTGGGCGTCTTTTAAACGTTTctgttgttttattttatttgtcgTTCCTGTTTATTTTATGATGTTGGTTAGCTCAACATCTATAGCTGACGCCCCTAAATGGGTACGTCGATTATTTTCCTTGGTCTTCCGTTGCCAAGGTCTTTAGCTACTTCATATAGCCATCAAAAAATGTGTTtcccctgtgttctaggtgacCAGCCTAGTGAggatgctaatctgggccacttcttaggcctttaaacgactagtctttaaGAGAGTGTTATTGTCTGTGCCTCTTTAAAGGATTGGGTAACGTATTTGGCACAAGTAAAGATTCCCTGGAAAGGCCGGCTTGCTGGGAGATTTTCATTTAAATTTCAATAACCCGTGCTACATGGTGCGTCTATAGTGTGGACGTCTTCATTCTTACAAAGTGTTCATTCATTAATCAAGATAACATAGATATCAATTTTTAGAAAAAGTATTTCTTCAGGTTATCCGCATTCCAAGTACGTAAAATTGGACGCTTTTGCATATCTTGGATTCGGTAAGTTCCGTCCCGAACCTCTTCATAGATTTCGTATGGACCTTCCCAGGTAGGGGTGAGCTTCCCTTGTTCATTAGTACGTCCAACGACCTCCACCTTCCTTAGCACGAAATCTCCAACCTTTAAGATTCTTCTGGAGACTCTTTTGTTGTACTCCCTAGTCattcggagtttgtatagctgTTGGCGTAGAGCCGCGTTCCCTCTGGTTTCAAGCAAGAAATCCAAGGCCgctttcatcatttcccaattggcatctTCATTAAATAGCATGACGCGCagagttggttcacacatttcaattGGTAGGACGGCCTCAACTCCATATGCTAATAAGAATGGTGTTTATCCTGTGGAATTTTTTGCTGTTGTTCGTATAGACCATTAGACATTGGGTAATTCGTCGGCCCACAACCCTTTTGCTTCAttaagcttctttttcatcccttcagagatgatCTTGTTGAATGCTTCTACCTGTCCGTTTGCTTGAGGGCGGCcaactgatgcaaaacatgccGTGACGCCGTGATCAGCCAACCATCTTTCCAACTTAGGtgtcttgaattgtggcccattatcaaagacaATGGACTGCGGCACGCCGAATCTTGTAaagatgtttttccagatgaaggCCCTCACGTCCTGTGCCTTGGTGTTTTTCAGGgcttcagcttctacccatttggtgaaatagttgACAACAACTATCACATAGCGCAGTCCCCCTGGGGCCATCGTATAAGGGCTTAATAGGTCTatcccccatttagcaaatggTATAGGACTGGTGATGGGTGTTAGTTTCTGATCCGGTCGTCGAATAAGATGAGCAAACCGTTGACATTTATCACACCGCTTAACCAAGTCAAGagcgtcttctttgagagtgggccaataaTATCCAGTTCTTAGAGCTTTTTCTGCCAAGGCCCTCCCCCCTATGTGTgagctgcataatccctgatgGAGATCCTCTAGTACTTCATGCCCCTTCTTTGGGGTTACGCAGCGAAGACGAGGCCGCGAGAAAGCTTTTTTGTATAAAGTCTCATTCCATATCTCGAACcaggtgcatttcttttgtaaCCTTTCCGCCTGCTTGGGGTCTTCAGGGAGCACCCCATTTATTTTGAAATTGACAAtatcatccatccaggtggcCGTTCGGTCTAAGATGTCTGTCGTCAAGACGTCAATGCTCTTGGACtattttacctcccaaaatacaTGACGTGGTGTGTCGCAAGATGCTGAGCTTGCCAACTTGGATAAGGCGTCTGCCTTGCTGTTTTCAGACCGTGGTATGTGTTGTATTTCAAAGCTAGTCAGCTGCTGTGCTTTTTGGCGGACTTTTTCCAAGTATTTTATCATGGCGTCATCCTTGGCTTCATATTCTCCCTTTACTTGACTGACAATTAACTGTGAGTCGGATAAGACCAGGACCTCTGCTGCCCCGGCTGCTTTGCTTATTTGGATTCCGCATATCAAGGCTTCATATGCAGCTTCGTTGTTTGACGTCTGAAAGTTGAAacgcattgcatattcatagacATCCCCTTCTGGTGATTCACAGATAATGACGGCTCCACACCCATTTTGGGTGGCAGAGCCATCCACGTGGACTACCCATTGAGTCTTTTCATTTTTCAAGTAGAGTGGCCTAGTCATTTCTGCAACAAAATCAGCAAAAGCCTGCCCCTTTATGGTCTTCCGCGGCTCATATGAAATATCAAATGCATTAAGCTCGATTGCCCAATTGAGCATTCTCCCGGACGCTTCCAGGTTGGTAAATGGCCGTTTCAGAGGTTGATCTGTGTACACTATCAGCCGATGGGCCAAGAAGTAAGGGCGAAGCTTCTTGctagccaagaacagagcgAAGCCGAATTTTTCAACAGTTGGATACTTAAGCTGTGCATTCTGCAACATGTGGCTAACGAATAGAAAGGTAGTTGCATTCCATCCCTCTATGTAAGTAAGACGGCGCTTAGAGCGTAGTCTGAGATGGCAAGGTAGAGGCATAGAACCTCCCCTGAGAGAGGGCTGACTAGCCGCGACAGAGTGTGCAGATGCTCTTTCAAACGGAGGAAGGCGGCCTCTGTCTGTGGCGTCCATTCAAACTAGGTCCCCTTTTTTatggtactgaaaaagtaaTGACACTTATCTCCAGCTCTAGACAAAAATCATCCCAAGGCGGCAAGGCAACCAGTCAAGCGTTGCACATCTTTAACTGTCTTTGGCGACGTCATAGTGATGACGGCATGTACCTTGTCAGGATTGGCCTCAATGCCCCTTTCATCAATCAAAAAGCCAAGGAACTTACCAGAAGAGACTCCGAAAATGCATTTCTTTGGATTGAGTTTCATTTGGTAAGCCCTAAGGGTCTCAAAGGTCTCTCGCAAATCACCGAAGTGATCCGTCTTTTGtttgctttttacaatcatatcatcaatataggcttctatattcctccccagCTGTTTCGTAAAAACGGTGTTCACCAATCGTTGAAAGGTGGCTGGTGCATTTTTTAGGCCGAACgacattactttgtagcagtacaaaCCTAGCTTTCTCTGTGACAAATGACGTCTTCTCCTGGTCTTCGGGCCATAAAGGGATCTGATGAAATCCGGAGTAAGCgcccatgaagctcatcatggcgtGCCCTGCCGTTGATTCGACGAGTGGATCTATCTTTGGCAAAGGAAAACTGTCCTTGGGGAAGGCTTTATTTAAATCGGTATAGTCGACGCACATCCTCCACGTCCCATTGGGCTTAGGTACCAGTACTACATTGGCTACCCAGTCTGGATACTGACATGGACGTATGAAGCCTGCGTCCATTAACTTCTGTACTTCAGCGGCGGCGGCTAAATTTCTTGCCTCCCCatgatttcttttcttctgtCGTACTGGTTTCATAGCACTATCTACATTCAGTTTGTGCACGGCCACCGCCAGATCAATGCCTGGCATCTCCTCTACCGTGAAGGTGAATATCTCTTTGTATTTTCTTAGCAGTTGTACCAGTGCCGCTGCCATGGGGTCGTCAGGAGGAATTCCAAAGGGAACTGTTCGAGACGAGTCCGCTAGGTCTAGGACTATATCATAGTGCGCTCCCACTGGCTCAGGACGTCTGTCCGCATTATGTGCCATAGGTGTCTCTCTGAGTTTACGCTGGCTTTTCAGTGGTTTCAACTGTTCGTTTTTCTTTGGAGAGGCTCCCCATGCTGGCGGTTCCAGTGTTGCTAAGTAACAATCTCTGGCCAGCTGTTGGTTTCCATAGAGGGATCAATTGCGTCCATTGCTTCCTAAGAACTTAACTAGAAGTAAATGGGGAACAATCACAGCTTTTAGGTCATTGAGGGCTGGACGGTCGAGTATGATATTAAACGCGGTGAGGCTTGCTACAATCGTAAATCGGATGACACCTTCTTTGGTCACTGGAGGGGTGCCAATGGAGACTGGGAGCAGGATGGAGCCAATTGGGCGGACGATACTTCCTCCAAATCCTACTAAGGGCCTAAATACTTTTTCTATTTCTCTGGCATCATGCTTCAATTTTTGCAGGTACTGAAGGgtgattatgtcggacgagctccccgTGTCTACCAGTACTCTTTTCACTCTGAGATTAGCCACCTTAATCTCCAGGACCAAAGGATCATCATCATATAGTGCTGCCGCCTTTCGGTAATCGTCTTTGGAAATTTCCACAGGAGGTAAATCCATTTGCGCGGGGCAGAGATAAGACTAACCTGATTGTCGTCCTTCTTTACATGGTTCTCCTGCCGCTATCCCTCCTGATATCACTGCAACGAATCCTTCGTATGAATAACTGTTGCTATTGGTGGGGAGACTCAACTCTTCGCTTGCATCTGTCAAATGGACGTACTGACGTAAGTGTCCTTTAGCCGCGTAGTCATTCAGTATCTTTCTCAACATCCGATAGTTTTGAGTGTCGTGCCCCTCTTCTCTGTGAAAAGCGCAGAACGGGGCCTTTTGTTTCGAGGCAGCCGGGCGTCGGGGGGACCGCTGCTTTATTCCCAGATTCCGTCCCTCAACCAAGAGAATATCTTCAAGAGCCGTGTTGAATATAAAGGAGTTTCTTGCTGACGGCTTCCTTCGTTTCCTTTTTACTTCAGTGCCTCGACCACTTTTTTCCAGGGTGATGTTCACATGCCGCCTTCTAGAAATCCCGGGGGAGTGATAATCCTGAGATTCGCAAGTCGTCTGCCGTGAAGATAGGCTCGTCCGCCTTCCCGGACGCTCTTCTCTTACATGCTGACTTTCCTTCTCCGGGCGTTGTCCCTTCCGGGGTGGATCAAAGTCATCTGCTACTGGTTCCATCACTCTGCCGCTACCCTGCTCAGGGTTGGCTTTGCTGAAGGATCTGGTGATTTCTTCTTGGAGGACGTGCTGAAATCCCTCTTGCCATTCATTCAGTTCTGATGGAGATCGTTTAACAAGTACCGCAGGGACCTCGCGGAGGCAGGTCGACTGGTTGCGGCATCACAATGGTTGCTAGTCTTGTTTTTAACAGGGAGCTGCCCTCCGTTGGTAGGAGACCGTGCTCGTTCCCCTGATCCGTCGTTGTGCTTTTCGCCCTCAGATTGCAGTTCGGCCATGAcactatacctccccacagacggcgccaaatgttgtgggatcttttacggtgatgacgtgtcacgcgttcctcggaggtatcaagtatgagctggcacgaaccctctggcaacctgcaaaacaagaatattcccgtaggaatattccctcagatgcctaagtaagtataggctagagagagaagtaatttaagagagaaggcagagcaaagatagtttaaggtaggtgggaatgaattgattaccccttaccttgggatctgagctatttatagggctagggtttcttgggaattgatccctcaaccctagctgtgggatgcgtgccccttagggatttaggacacgtgtcaTTTGGCCAACAATGATGAGCCTTTTACAAATTGGGCCTGGCTTCTCAGAGAGGGTGGGCTTTCCAATAATAAGGCTTTGCCCTTATTTCGTTTAAGTACCAAGGTCTGGGCCTACTTCCTGGGCTTGGGCCCATGAATCGCCTGGGCCGGCCTGTATTGGTCATTGTAGCTTTTTTGGGCCTTATGGTGGAGATATTCAGGCCCACATCAGGAGCGCATGAGTTTACATTCAGGGATTCAATGTAAAGGAACTCGTGCCTGAGGAGCACTTGTTCCCGAGGAACAACCAATATGCAGAGCACTTGTTCCTGAGGAACAACCATTGTTCCTGAGGAGCACTTGTTCCTTAGGAACAACCAATACGCGGAGCACTTGTTcccgaggaacaaccaacatgcggagcaacatggaacatgaagacaataaataagagtttattttctaggattcatgtaagtatgtggAAACGTGAAAGGTAAGGGAACAAGGTGTTAAAAGGAACTCGTGTCAGTGAACTCGTGTCTAGGAACTTGGTTTGCATCCTAAATATAACGTCAATATGCATTAATCTAATTGTCAGTTAACTTAGAATATAAACGTGCATATAGGATAAGTTATTCAAGAGTTTCAATTTGATTAAAAGTCTTTAATAAATAGGTAATTGACTAAGTCTAGgattataaataagaaaattaagatttatattttggaataggttaattaaattaattgattaattataGTCCAAGAAAATGGGGAATCCTAGGTTGTCAAGGCTAAATAAACATTTATAAGTAAAACAATTAAGGTTCCTATTTACATGGGAATCCTATGAAGTCATGGGTAAATCACGTTTAATATAACTGACATATTAGTTGTTGATTTTAGGATCATGCCTAGTAACTAGGATGCATTACTTGGTATTGGCTTGTTCCCCAAGTATAACTACTCACATTACACTCCACGTTCATAAATCACATTCAACAGTTAGTGGGTTAGTGGTTGTGCTGGTTTCCCGTGTAAAGAATCATGGAGTAGTGGCCAAGGCATTCTTGCATGCTATAAAAGGATGCATCATCATTCATTCAAAAGTGTCTGACTCTAGCAGTCTTTCTAGTATGTATGTTTTAAGaggaaaaatattttaaaagaaatatGTTTTGTTTTCCACGTTATTGAGTCAGTCTATTAGTTCCAAGTTTCTATGAGTTCCTTATTCCTCTTTGTTCTTTCACGTGATACATACTAGAGGAatactaatcaattatcaatcatcTATACTTTGAGAGTTTctcaagggttgagtgagctcttgtaatggggaattggtcaagggtttgagtgaattcttgtataatGTTTTGGGCAGGAACATGAGTGAGTTCGTGATGTGTATGGGGTAgaaacttgagtgagttcctattgtatttgggtaggctttgagtgaagtctataagAGAGAAATAGGGAGGCTTTTGAGTAAAGccaaagagtcaagagagacttcaaGGGAAGTCGGTGacagcgtagttgtttgaggaacaactattgggaacttgagttcgtagaggaactcaagtaatgctcgagtttcttataggattgtaactgagttgttgccctgtagtgaaaagagtttgagttgaaatccctagtgggtcgaggttttctttctagttggtcctagaaagtttcctcgtaaaatctctcttgcattgtttctctacttgctttaAGTTCCTTTattgatagttcagtaggaacacttgacaagaggggggggggggggtgaattgtttcttgggaacttgggtctttcttgcggaatttaaacaataaagagaatgagaacaatgagcgaagaaagatataaaacggaggaaccttcttgaccctaatcaagaagaacctcactactcttttgtattaatgcaataactctattacaaatacactctttaactcgagttcctctcgaacacgagttccccacagcaatcccctttgattaatgtgctcctctttctctctctgacttaactctaagtcgctccttttctctttgacttaactctaagtcgctctttttctccttgacttaactctaagtcaattaaggatcactcaacccttaaacacaaaatacaatttgatataaaactctagtacgtaataaagcttaaagtaataaggaactcaagggacactcttttgaaaactgattctcttttaaaacgtttaagctcttaagatatattttgcaaagatcagttgtgtgttttgaaaagcaaaaactcttctccttttataggagagttttacctaggggttgggtacccatgttctcctcaactaccactaacagttactgctcagtaacatgggcatagttggagagaaacaggggagactaaatcaaaacactaaatacacgtttaaacagaaatacgtgggagagttttaaggaacatggaaaatcttttgcttgagaaacaaggagaataaaatcagaatcctatgtttaaatttattaattaaattcattttatttattaaaaagattttccaagttaaaactcttttataattacagttaatatatttcattt contains:
- the LOC110787097 gene encoding uncharacterized protein, translated to MDLPPVEISKDDYRKAAALYDDDPLVLEIKVANLRVKRVLVDTGSSSDIITLQYLQKLKHDAREIEKVFRPLVGFGGSIVRPIGSILLPVSIGTPPVTKEGVIRFTIVASLTAFNIILDRPALNDLKAVIVPHLLLVKFLGSNGRN